In one window of Streptomyces sp. FXJ1.172 DNA:
- a CDS encoding glycosyltransferase: protein MSGDAGLWCDRLVRGLEQHEFDIYALSRSRRQEEEGWVPLPPQVSRVRTAPLWTAGDDATGYGRRARRRFTECYGELVAAVCAGAAQGIGSARDGASGDGAGAGSADLADRFGSALYGLAELAREKGGLAGALRSDAAVRALERACRAPGALRTAHEARVPDLLTVTAHLERTLRPLSLDWYGDDGLGAADLSHATAGGPAALPGLLARHFCGVPLLVTEYGVQLRSHYLALGPDAAAPAVRALLAAFHGRLAAEVYRRAEILTPGNAHARRWQERCGADRARIRTVHPGMDAARFAEVGESPDRADPDTLVWVGRVEPAKDLISLLHAFAEVRKEEPKARLRIVGAPFGPEGAAYLGHCRALAAQLFPDEADGAHAVGDNPVSFEEIGGPEAPALPDAYAAGAVVVLSSVVEGFPIGLVEAMLCGRATVSTDVGAVVEVIGGTGLVVPPRNPRALAEACVALLHDPERRERLGAAARARALELFTVEQNVSAFHSIYLQIVSHCPVRRVVLDAAGEPLPFAAPAESRVPGRWTGPTARVLPRTVPGWATTAPVRATPLAAAEGA, encoded by the coding sequence GTGAGCGGTGACGCCGGACTGTGGTGCGACCGGCTCGTGCGCGGGCTCGAGCAGCACGAGTTCGACATCTACGCGCTCAGCCGCAGCCGGCGCCAGGAGGAAGAGGGCTGGGTCCCGCTCCCGCCGCAGGTGAGCCGGGTGCGTACGGCGCCGCTGTGGACGGCCGGGGACGACGCGACCGGGTACGGCCGACGCGCGCGCCGGCGCTTCACCGAGTGCTACGGGGAGCTGGTCGCGGCGGTGTGCGCCGGAGCCGCCCAGGGCATCGGCAGCGCGCGCGACGGCGCGTCGGGAGACGGGGCCGGGGCAGGGTCCGCCGATCTGGCGGACCGTTTCGGCAGCGCGCTGTACGGACTCGCGGAACTCGCCCGCGAAAAGGGCGGACTGGCCGGTGCCCTGCGCTCGGACGCCGCCGTACGCGCCCTGGAACGCGCCTGCCGCGCTCCCGGCGCGCTGCGCACGGCGCACGAGGCGCGCGTCCCCGACCTGCTCACCGTCACCGCGCACCTCGAACGCACCCTGCGCCCCCTCTCCCTCGACTGGTACGGCGACGACGGCCTCGGCGCGGCCGACCTCAGCCACGCCACCGCCGGCGGCCCCGCCGCCCTCCCCGGGCTGCTCGCCCGGCACTTCTGCGGCGTACCCCTGCTCGTCACCGAGTACGGCGTGCAACTGCGCTCGCACTACCTGGCCCTCGGCCCCGACGCCGCCGCACCCGCCGTGCGAGCGCTCCTGGCGGCCTTCCACGGCCGGCTCGCCGCCGAGGTCTACCGCCGCGCCGAGATCCTCACACCCGGCAACGCGCACGCCCGCCGCTGGCAGGAACGGTGCGGCGCCGACCGGGCCAGGATCCGCACGGTCCACCCGGGCATGGACGCCGCCCGTTTCGCGGAGGTCGGCGAGTCCCCCGACCGCGCCGACCCCGACACCCTGGTGTGGGTCGGGCGCGTCGAGCCCGCCAAGGACCTGATCTCGCTGCTGCACGCCTTCGCCGAGGTCCGCAAGGAGGAGCCCAAGGCGCGCCTCAGAATCGTCGGCGCGCCCTTCGGCCCCGAGGGCGCGGCCTACCTCGGCCACTGCCGGGCCCTTGCCGCACAGCTCTTCCCGGACGAGGCGGACGGTGCGCACGCCGTCGGCGACAATCCGGTCTCCTTCGAGGAGATCGGCGGCCCCGAGGCCCCGGCCCTGCCCGACGCGTACGCCGCCGGCGCGGTGGTCGTGCTGTCCAGCGTGGTGGAGGGTTTCCCCATCGGCCTCGTCGAGGCCATGCTCTGCGGCCGGGCCACGGTGTCCACGGACGTCGGCGCGGTGGTGGAGGTCATCGGCGGCACCGGGCTCGTCGTGCCCCCGCGCAATCCACGGGCGCTCGCCGAGGCGTGCGTGGCGCTGCTGCACGACCCCGAGCGCCGTGAGCGCCTCGGTGCCGCCGCGCGCGCCCGCGCGCTCGAGCTGTTCACCGTCGAGCAGAACGTCTCGGCATTTCACAGCATTTACCTGCAGATCGTTTCGCACTGCCCGGTCCGGCGGGTGGTCCTCGACGCGGCCGGCGAACCGCTGCCGTTCGCCGCGCCCGCCGAATCCCGCGTCCCCGGCCGCTGGACCGGCCCCACGGCCCGTGTCCTGCCCCGGACCGTCCCCGGCTGGGCCACGACCGCACCGGTGCGCGCGACACCACTGGCGGCGGCGGAGGGGGCGTGA
- a CDS encoding dipeptide ABC transporter ATP-binding protein → MSLVEVTDLTVEFGSLRAVDGLSFSLAKGAALALVGESGSGKSTVAGALLGLHRGTGARVAGSVRVAGTDVQDASDEELRRLRGAKAAMVFQDPLSSLDPYYAIGDQIAEVHRVHTRVSRRTARARAVEVLERVGIPDAVRRSRSRPHEFSGGMRQRALIAMALACEPDLLIADEPTTALDVTVQAQILDLLHTLREETGMGLLLVTHDVGVAAESVDDILVMRHGRAVEHGPVGTVLAAPAETYTRELLDAVPRVDARRSGSRASDEVVLEATGVRREFGRGKRAFAAVDDVSLAVRRGETLGVVGESGSGKTTLGRMLVGLLEPTAGEIRYESRPHTAVNPAVQMVFQDPVSSLNPRRSVGESIAGPLRARGERDEERVRGRVAELLERVGLERAHYDRYPHEFSGGQRQRIGIARALAAEPRVIVCDEPVSALDVTTQAQVVGLLGELQRELGLALVFIAHDLAVVRQVSDRVAVMRRGRVVEYGPADEVYDSPREPYTRQLLAAVPALDPELAARRRAARREPAVA, encoded by the coding sequence ATGAGCCTGGTGGAAGTGACGGACCTGACCGTCGAGTTCGGCTCCCTGCGGGCCGTGGACGGGCTGTCCTTCAGCCTGGCGAAGGGCGCCGCCCTCGCCCTCGTCGGCGAGTCCGGCTCCGGCAAGTCCACGGTCGCGGGCGCCCTGCTGGGCCTGCACCGGGGCACCGGGGCGCGGGTCGCCGGCTCGGTCCGCGTGGCCGGCACCGACGTCCAGGACGCCTCCGACGAGGAACTGCGGCGGCTGCGCGGCGCCAAGGCCGCCATGGTCTTCCAGGACCCGCTGTCCTCGCTCGACCCGTACTACGCGATCGGCGACCAGATCGCCGAGGTCCATCGCGTGCACACGCGCGTGTCGCGCCGCACCGCACGCGCGCGTGCCGTGGAGGTGCTGGAGCGAGTTGGAATTCCGGACGCGGTACGGCGCTCCCGGTCCCGGCCGCACGAGTTCAGCGGCGGCATGCGCCAGCGCGCCCTGATCGCCATGGCCCTCGCCTGCGAGCCGGACCTGCTGATCGCCGACGAGCCGACCACCGCCCTCGACGTCACCGTCCAGGCCCAGATCCTCGACCTGCTGCACACACTGCGCGAGGAGACCGGCATGGGCCTGCTGCTCGTCACCCATGACGTGGGCGTCGCCGCCGAGAGCGTGGACGACATCCTCGTCATGCGGCACGGCAGGGCCGTCGAGCACGGCCCCGTCGGCACCGTCCTCGCCGCGCCCGCCGAGACGTACACCCGCGAACTCCTCGACGCCGTCCCGCGCGTGGACGCGCGCCGCAGCGGCTCCCGGGCCAGCGACGAGGTCGTGCTGGAGGCCACCGGGGTGCGGCGCGAGTTCGGGCGCGGCAAGCGGGCGTTCGCGGCCGTGGACGACGTCTCGCTGGCCGTCCGGCGCGGCGAGACCCTGGGCGTGGTCGGCGAGAGCGGCAGCGGCAAGACCACGCTCGGCCGGATGCTGGTCGGGCTGCTGGAGCCGACGGCGGGCGAGATCCGCTACGAGAGCCGTCCGCACACGGCGGTGAACCCGGCCGTCCAGATGGTCTTCCAGGACCCGGTCTCCTCGCTCAACCCCCGCCGCAGCGTGGGCGAGTCCATCGCCGGCCCGCTCCGCGCGCGCGGCGAACGCGACGAGGAGCGCGTCCGGGGGCGCGTGGCGGAACTGCTGGAGCGCGTGGGGCTCGAAAGGGCGCACTACGACCGCTACCCGCACGAGTTCAGCGGCGGCCAGCGCCAGCGCATCGGCATCGCCCGGGCGCTCGCCGCCGAGCCGCGCGTCATCGTCTGCGACGAGCCCGTCTCCGCACTCGACGTCACCACACAGGCCCAGGTGGTCGGCCTGCTCGGCGAGTTGCAGCGGGAACTCGGCCTCGCGCTGGTCTTCATCGCCCACGACCTCGCCGTCGTACGGCAGGTCAGCGACCGGGTCGCGGTGATGCGCCGCGGCCGGGTCGTCGAGTACGGGCCCGCCGACGAGGTGTACGACAGTCCGCGTGAGCCGTACACCCGGCAGCTCCTGGCCGCCGTCCCCGCGCTCGACCCGGAGCTGGCGGCCCGGCGCCGCGCGGCCCGGCGCGAACCGGCCGTGGCGTAA
- a CDS encoding ABC transporter permease, with protein MSGLTGFVLRRVVGAVVTLFVLSVIIYVVFYVTPGNVAQITCGPRCSPEQVHQVAQQLHLDDPLYVRYWHFLQGVLAGQDFSTGTGVEHCPAPCLGESYQNGQQVTDIILTKLPVSFSLVLGAMVIWLVLGVGTGVLSAWRRGRLSERALTAVTLAGTATPVFVIGLILMVVVCGELQLLPFPQYVNFTDDPEQWAWNLLLPWLSLALIEAAGFARLTRASMLETLAEDHIRTFRAYGVGERAVIVRHALRGATASVIALNAVTFGSAVGGAVLTETLFGLPGVGQELVHAVKVVDLPVVVGMVLVIGFFVVLANAVADVLYAVADRRVVLA; from the coding sequence ATGAGCGGCCTCACGGGCTTCGTCCTGCGCCGTGTCGTCGGCGCCGTGGTCACCCTGTTCGTGCTCTCGGTGATCATCTACGTCGTCTTCTACGTCACCCCCGGCAACGTCGCCCAGATCACCTGCGGCCCGCGCTGCTCCCCGGAGCAGGTCCACCAGGTCGCCCAGCAACTGCACCTCGACGACCCGCTGTACGTGCGCTACTGGCATTTCCTGCAGGGCGTCCTCGCCGGGCAGGACTTCTCGACCGGCACCGGCGTGGAGCACTGCCCGGCGCCCTGCCTCGGGGAGTCGTACCAGAACGGCCAGCAGGTCACCGACATCATCCTGACCAAGCTCCCGGTGAGCTTCTCGCTGGTGCTCGGCGCGATGGTGATCTGGCTGGTGCTCGGCGTCGGCACCGGTGTGCTGTCCGCCTGGCGGCGCGGCCGGCTCAGCGAGCGCGCCCTGACCGCGGTCACGCTGGCGGGCACGGCCACGCCCGTCTTCGTCATCGGCCTGATCCTGATGGTCGTCGTCTGCGGCGAGCTGCAGCTGCTGCCCTTCCCGCAGTACGTGAACTTCACCGACGACCCCGAGCAGTGGGCGTGGAACCTGCTGCTGCCCTGGCTCTCCCTCGCCCTCATCGAGGCGGCGGGCTTCGCCCGGCTGACCCGGGCGTCGATGCTGGAGACCCTCGCCGAGGACCACATCCGCACCTTCCGCGCGTACGGCGTCGGCGAACGCGCGGTGATCGTCCGGCACGCGCTGCGCGGCGCGACCGCGTCCGTCATCGCGCTCAACGCCGTCACCTTCGGCTCGGCCGTCGGCGGTGCCGTCCTCACCGAGACCCTTTTCGGCCTGCCCGGCGTCGGCCAGGAGCTGGTGCACGCGGTGAAGGTCGTGGACCTGCCGGTGGTCGTCGGCATGGTGCTGGTCATCGGCTTCTTCGTGGTCCTCGCCAATGCCGTCGCGGATGTGCTGTACGCGGTGGCCGACCGACGGGTGGTGCTCGCATGA
- a CDS encoding ABC transporter permease encodes MSEALVAVETAGAEASVPAASGARQFWRRLRAQRAALVAAAVVALLVLVALGAPLLTALEGQDPTTYHPLLIDSARGGVPIGSFGGMSADHWLGVEPQTGRDMLARLVYGARVSLGVALAATILQVVLGAAMGVASGLGNRWADLVLSRITDVFLSMPLMIMALALLAVVPNGFPRPVLVALIISLVSGWSTTAKMVRAQTLTLKNLDYVAASRLSGWSTWRTAVRELLPGLAAPVITYSALLIPTNISTEAALSFLGVGVKPPTPSWGQMLTSADVWYQAAPQYLLLPAAALFVTVLALTVLGDGVRVALDPRAASRLRVGTGRKREARAGTAVPKTALAKTAVPKKEDRA; translated from the coding sequence GTGAGCGAGGCACTTGTCGCCGTCGAGACCGCCGGGGCGGAAGCGTCCGTCCCGGCGGCCTCGGGGGCCCGTCAGTTCTGGCGGCGGCTGCGGGCGCAGCGCGCCGCCCTGGTCGCCGCGGCCGTCGTCGCGCTGCTCGTCCTGGTCGCGCTCGGCGCGCCGCTGCTCACCGCCCTGGAGGGCCAGGACCCCACCACGTACCACCCCTTGCTGATCGACTCCGCGCGCGGGGGCGTGCCCATCGGCTCCTTCGGCGGAATGAGCGCCGACCACTGGCTGGGCGTCGAACCGCAGACCGGACGCGACATGCTCGCCCGGCTCGTCTACGGGGCGCGGGTGTCGCTGGGGGTCGCGCTCGCGGCCACGATCCTCCAGGTGGTCCTCGGTGCCGCCATGGGTGTGGCGTCCGGCCTGGGCAACCGCTGGGCCGACCTGGTCCTGAGCCGGATCACCGACGTCTTCCTCTCGATGCCGCTGATGATCATGGCGCTCGCGCTGCTCGCCGTCGTCCCGAACGGCTTCCCGCGGCCCGTCCTCGTCGCCCTGATCATCTCGCTGGTCTCCGGCTGGAGCACGACGGCGAAGATGGTGCGCGCCCAGACCCTGACCCTCAAGAACCTCGACTACGTCGCCGCCTCCCGGCTCAGCGGCTGGAGCACGTGGCGCACCGCGGTACGCGAACTCCTCCCGGGCCTGGCCGCGCCCGTCATCACGTACTCGGCGCTGCTGATCCCGACGAACATCAGCACCGAGGCGGCCCTGTCCTTCCTCGGCGTCGGTGTGAAGCCGCCGACGCCCTCGTGGGGACAGATGCTCACCTCCGCCGACGTCTGGTACCAGGCCGCCCCGCAGTACCTGCTGCTGCCCGCCGCCGCCCTGTTCGTGACCGTGCTCGCGCTGACCGTCCTCGGTGACGGCGTCCGCGTCGCCCTCGACCCGCGCGCGGCCTCACGCCTGCGCGTCGGCACCGGCCGCAAACGGGAGGCCCGCGCCGGGACGGCCGTACCGAAGACGGCCCTAGCGAAGACGGCCGTACCGAAGAAGGAGGACCGGGCATGA
- a CDS encoding ABC transporter substrate-binding protein: MRQPSVIARRVAAASVSLVVAAGAAACGPKDSDAGSGGDSTPHKGGTLTVLNSEPQTDFDPARLYTSGGGNVPSLVFRTLTTRNRENGAAGAKVVPDLATDTGRPNKDATVWTYTLKKGLKYEDGTPITSADIKYGIERSFAPELSGGAPYLRDWLVGAAGYQGPYKDKKGLSAIETPDARTIVFHLDKPEGEFPFLATQTQFTPVPKSKDTGTKYEQHPVSSGPYKVVKNENDGEHLLLERNTYWSADDQRNAYPDTVDVRSGLDSSVINQRLSASQGADAAAVTTDTNLGPAELAKVSGDKDLAARVGTGHFGYTNYIAFNPTVKPFDNPKVRQAIAYAVDRSSVVNAAGGSALAEPATTFLPDQKSFGYTPYDPFPAGASGNPAKAKELLAQAGYQNGLTITLTHSNAKDFETSPEIATAVQDALKKAGITVKLQGLEDNDYRDTIHSVKTEPGFFLAHWGADWPSGGPFLAPIFDGRQIVKDGANFNTGLLNDKSVNDEIDAINKLTDLDAAAKRWGALDKKIGAQALVVPLFHPVYKRLYGKDVKNIVISDWTGVLDISQVAVK; this comes from the coding sequence ATGCGTCAACCGTCCGTCATAGCGCGCCGCGTGGCAGCGGCATCCGTCAGCCTGGTCGTGGCAGCGGGCGCCGCCGCCTGCGGCCCGAAGGACAGCGATGCGGGCTCCGGTGGCGACTCCACGCCCCACAAGGGCGGCACCCTCACGGTGCTGAACTCCGAGCCGCAGACCGACTTCGACCCCGCCCGCCTCTACACCTCCGGCGGCGGCAACGTCCCCTCGCTGGTCTTCCGCACCCTCACCACGCGCAACCGTGAGAACGGCGCGGCCGGCGCCAAGGTCGTCCCCGACCTCGCCACCGACACCGGGCGCCCCAACAAGGACGCGACCGTGTGGACGTACACCCTGAAGAAGGGCCTCAAGTACGAGGACGGCACGCCGATCACCTCGGCCGACATCAAGTACGGCATCGAGCGCTCCTTCGCCCCTGAGCTGTCCGGCGGCGCCCCCTACCTGCGGGACTGGCTGGTCGGCGCGGCCGGCTACCAGGGGCCGTACAAGGACAAGAAGGGGCTCTCGGCGATCGAGACGCCGGACGCCCGGACCATCGTCTTCCATCTCGACAAGCCCGAGGGGGAGTTCCCGTTCCTCGCCACGCAGACGCAGTTCACGCCGGTACCCAAGAGCAAGGACACCGGCACGAAGTACGAGCAGCACCCGGTCTCCTCCGGCCCCTACAAGGTCGTCAAGAACGAGAACGACGGCGAGCACCTGCTGCTGGAGCGCAACACGTACTGGTCCGCCGACGACCAGCGGAACGCGTACCCGGACACCGTCGACGTCCGCTCCGGCCTCGACTCCTCCGTGATCAACCAGCGGCTGTCCGCGTCTCAGGGAGCGGACGCCGCGGCCGTCACCACGGACACCAACCTCGGCCCGGCCGAACTCGCCAAGGTCAGCGGCGACAAGGACCTCGCCGCGCGGGTGGGCACCGGCCACTTCGGCTACACGAACTACATCGCGTTCAACCCGACCGTGAAGCCGTTCGACAACCCCAAGGTGCGCCAGGCGATCGCGTACGCCGTCGACCGCTCCTCGGTGGTCAACGCGGCCGGCGGCAGCGCGCTCGCCGAGCCCGCCACCACCTTCCTGCCCGACCAGAAGTCCTTCGGCTACACGCCGTACGACCCGTTCCCGGCGGGCGCGTCCGGCAACCCGGCCAAGGCCAAGGAGCTGCTCGCACAGGCCGGTTACCAGAACGGGCTCACCATCACGCTGACCCACTCCAACGCCAAGGACTTCGAGACCAGCCCGGAGATCGCGACCGCCGTCCAGGACGCGCTCAAGAAGGCCGGCATCACGGTCAAGCTGCAGGGCCTGGAGGACAACGACTACCGGGACACGATCCACAGCGTGAAGACCGAGCCCGGCTTCTTCCTCGCGCACTGGGGTGCCGACTGGCCCTCCGGCGGTCCCTTCCTCGCCCCGATCTTCGACGGCCGGCAGATCGTCAAGGACGGCGCGAACTTCAACACGGGCCTGCTCAATGACAAGTCGGTCAATGACGAGATTGACGCGATCAACAAGTTGACCGACCTTGACGCCGCTGCCAAGCGGTGGGGTGCACTGGACAAGAAGATCGGTGCGCAGGCCCTCGTCGTGCCGCTGTTCCACCCGGTCTACAAGCGCCTGTACGGCAAGGACGTCAAGAACATCGTCATCAGCGACTGGACCGGTGTCCTCGACATCTCCCAGGTCGCGGTGAAGTAG
- a CDS encoding Ms4533A family Cys-rich leader peptide, translating to MWSSHAVRGSAAIELALIGVTAICVADIHCR from the coding sequence ATGTGGTCTAGTCATGCCGTCCGTGGGAGCGCCGCCATCGAGCTGGCGCTCATCGGCGTGACCGCAATCTGCGTGGCCGACATCCACTGTCGCTGA
- a CDS encoding DUF3152 domain-containing protein yields the protein MGRHSRRGPAPKDEPADIAGGRAQQADRAERAERAKQAERAAQGMRRPPDGTPAHGMPRLPDGTPARGVPRFPDGTPAHGVPGFAGGTPARGVPRFPDGTPARGVPTLPDGTPAHGVPHFREGDPVRGGHPEQRERGGGWGEFAGRAGAGGGPGVVLPRQRRAGQRGGPRQEYLDAFGDVGDADAGLEDVDVFAPRARGPRRTDAQPAGTEAGSAQAAPTGDGGEEPPVGLPAQRSGGKGRAFTGVAAAAVTTVLAVVVAGQVAEGRRNDGAAPSRSATDQARGTRAAGEPAPSAPVSAAALTYEQAMGRTYPLSATLKGPGRFEAVPGFDKAPGTGRKYTYRVDVEQGLGLDGALFAEAVQKTLNDDRSWAHGGARTFERISSGKPDFVITLASPGTTAGWCAKSGLDTTEDNVSCDSAATERVMINAYRWAQGSKTYGDKIHPYRQMLINHEVGHRLGYGHVTCQKNGELAPVMQQQTKFLDHDGIHCLPNPWPYPGS from the coding sequence GTGGGACGCCACAGCCGCCGCGGACCGGCCCCCAAGGACGAGCCCGCGGACATAGCCGGCGGGCGCGCGCAACAAGCGGACCGGGCAGAGCGGGCAGAGCGGGCAAAGCAAGCAGAACGAGCGGCGCAGGGCATGCGCAGGCCTCCGGACGGGACGCCCGCGCACGGCATGCCCCGGCTTCCCGACGGGACGCCTGCGCGTGGGGTGCCGCGGTTCCCCGATGGCACTCCCGCCCACGGCGTGCCGGGCTTCGCCGGCGGTACTCCCGCGCGCGGTGTGCCCCGTTTTCCCGACGGGACGCCCGCGCGTGGGGTGCCGACGCTTCCCGACGGCACTCCCGCCCACGGTGTGCCCCATTTCCGTGAGGGTGACCCCGTGCGTGGTGGGCATCCCGAGCAGCGCGAACGCGGCGGAGGCTGGGGGGAGTTCGCCGGGCGGGCCGGGGCCGGTGGTGGTCCCGGTGTCGTGCTTCCGCGGCAGCGGCGGGCGGGGCAGCGGGGCGGGCCCCGGCAGGAGTACCTCGACGCCTTCGGTGATGTCGGCGACGCCGACGCGGGCCTGGAGGACGTCGACGTCTTCGCCCCCCGCGCGCGTGGGCCGCGCCGCACCGACGCACAGCCCGCCGGCACCGAAGCCGGGTCGGCGCAGGCGGCACCGACAGGGGACGGCGGTGAGGAGCCTCCCGTCGGGCTGCCCGCGCAGCGCTCGGGCGGCAAGGGGCGGGCCTTCACCGGTGTCGCGGCGGCCGCCGTCACCACCGTGCTCGCGGTGGTCGTCGCCGGACAGGTGGCCGAGGGGCGGCGCAACGACGGCGCCGCACCGTCGCGGTCCGCCACCGACCAGGCCCGTGGCACTCGCGCTGCGGGGGAGCCGGCGCCCTCGGCCCCGGTGAGCGCGGCGGCACTGACGTACGAACAGGCGATGGGCCGGACGTACCCGCTCAGCGCCACGCTGAAGGGCCCGGGGCGGTTCGAGGCCGTGCCCGGGTTCGACAAGGCGCCGGGCACCGGGCGGAAGTACACCTACCGCGTGGACGTCGAGCAGGGGCTGGGGCTGGACGGTGCGCTGTTCGCCGAAGCCGTGCAGAAGACCCTGAACGACGACCGCAGTTGGGCCCACGGCGGCGCCCGTACCTTCGAGCGGATCTCCTCCGGCAAGCCCGACTTCGTGATCACCCTGGCCAGCCCCGGCACGACCGCCGGCTGGTGCGCCAAGTCCGGGCTGGACACCACGGAGGACAACGTCTCCTGCGACTCGGCCGCCACCGAGCGAGTGATGATCAATGCATACAGGTGGGCTCAGGGCAGCAAGACATATGGGGACAAAATCCACCCCTACCGGCAGATGTTGATCAATCATGAGGTCGGCCACCGGCTGGGCTACGGTCATGTGACCTGCCAGAAGAACGGCGAACTCGCCCCCGTCATGCAGCAGCAGACCAAGTTCCTCGACCATGACGGAATCCACTGTCTGCCCAATCCATGGCCATATCCCGGGAGTTGA
- a CDS encoding alpha/beta fold hydrolase, whose protein sequence is MSSTESPSVPAASVLPKVAPVRVGEGERLRSVGLPGVTLSIRSRRTAREGLPPALYVHGLGGSSQNWSELMAGLDGVVDSEALDLPGFGDSPPPDDGDYSVTGHARAVIRYLDVAGRGPVHLFGNSLGGAVTTRVAAVRPDLVRTLTLISPALPELRIQRTAAPTALLGVPGIAALFTRLTKEWTAEQRVRGVMALCYGDPARVSSEAFQYAVEELERRLQLPYFWDAMARSARGIVNAYTLGGQHGLWRQAERVLAPTLLIYGGRDQLVAYRMARKAARSFRDSRLVSLPDAGHVAMMEYPEVVAAAFQELLADTAECGTGAVHTSGADDVTVPGAGS, encoded by the coding sequence ATGTCTTCGACCGAGTCGCCGTCCGTGCCGGCCGCCAGCGTGCTTCCGAAGGTGGCGCCCGTACGGGTCGGCGAAGGCGAGCGGCTGCGGTCCGTGGGCCTGCCCGGCGTCACCTTGTCGATCCGTTCCCGTCGTACCGCGCGCGAGGGCCTGCCGCCCGCGCTGTACGTCCACGGGCTCGGCGGTTCCTCGCAGAACTGGTCGGAGCTGATGGCCGGGCTGGACGGCGTCGTCGACAGCGAGGCGCTCGACCTGCCGGGCTTCGGCGACTCCCCGCCCCCGGACGACGGCGACTACTCCGTCACCGGGCACGCGCGCGCGGTGATCCGCTATCTCGACGTGGCCGGCCGTGGCCCGGTCCACCTCTTCGGCAACTCGCTGGGCGGCGCGGTCACCACGCGCGTGGCCGCCGTACGCCCCGATCTCGTCCGTACGCTCACGCTCATCTCGCCCGCCCTGCCTGAGCTGCGCATCCAGCGCACGGCGGCGCCGACCGCGCTGCTCGGTGTGCCGGGTATCGCGGCCCTGTTCACCCGCCTGACCAAGGAGTGGACGGCCGAGCAGCGGGTGCGCGGGGTCATGGCCCTGTGCTACGGCGACCCCGCGCGCGTGTCGTCGGAGGCCTTCCAGTACGCCGTCGAGGAACTGGAGCGGCGGTTGCAGCTGCCGTACTTCTGGGACGCGATGGCCCGCTCCGCGCGCGGGATCGTCAACGCCTACACGCTCGGCGGGCAGCACGGACTGTGGCGCCAGGCCGAGCGCGTGCTCGCGCCGACCCTGCTCATCTACGGCGGCCGCGACCAGCTCGTCGCCTACCGTATGGCCCGCAAGGCCGCCCGCTCCTTCCGCGACTCCCGCCTGGTGTCCCTGCCGGACGCCGGGCACGTGGCGATGATGGAGTACCCGGAGGTGGTGGCCGCGGCGTTCCAGGAACTGCTGGCCGACACCGCGGAGTGCGGCACCGGCGCCGTGCACACGTCCGGCGCGGACGACGTGACCGTCCCGGGCGCGGGGAGCTGA